Proteins encoded by one window of Maliibacterium massiliense:
- a CDS encoding leucine-rich repeat domain-containing protein yields MTYQSGTLEQAVGSANPADYTGLKVTGTMPLSAADFVYLSTQWDRAKRIDLSEAKVADNRIGSDAYDYTMALGDDGEGSAGGMDVEELLLPNTLERIEAFSLASLSKLTKLAIPDSVNHISGNAIFMMSNLTSIAYHGSGLANFSGNVFYMCYGFKTLDFSGASGLTSIDVSNANIVGIDFTGCTSLTNVNVKGQCIDFSAGKEKEWLEGYAGTINCADQRPELALSTSPITPIPINGSFALPKLQGKLKDGTDLLADAATVPSWISTKFVDSIKTNSSVSYKSPSGTVEAALDTGIGGVHTIVWTLPSGYASGLGSSPLEGKKFEVPVEVVLREEDKLSDVYYDGRAVAGGDGSDGQPFNGFTMALAYLKQNGTLHLKSNLTLPVGVTLPAGIRIVGVGAPTLTLAEDMTLAGDLSVDGVALSATKNLSIYANGHHVSIGSGVSNTAPAHALSLYGGTRSSLAGGTNLTVNGGNFKAVYGGGYVASNSADVAGDVKITIGGNAKIGKLFGGGRADSIPSYASANVRSTNLSLSGSVEVTQGVYGGGYATFGDAANVAGAVEISLSDTAKATGIYGSGYAFDSRAASAKVGSVSIVLYGGTANHVYGAGSYDEYGYYDPNPNVGVQGDVAIHLTGTAAQNLTVCGDGSLGGIVSGKSVIIYTDYGTASAPQPVSTLSHFDRLVMKGSHLLFPSGVSPNLACDAATDDATIELIDASTITLEKDVSSDFKAGALTASGAGQSGIVLKKNSAITALPFFINGRITQTTPIALTVTGQPAAAGDVVLSCSNPDGNPSLTSDQFALQNSGLKLLKKNNALRLVSVDSTELEQKDPPQHLTGVRPSKYGGTDGRISGIDETMEYALDGGAYHPYVNGTGFASGSYHVRYRETATHEASNPVQVSVPQGLHPIVYQIEHGAVVSPAPAEIAHAGSFDFQVLPEDDYQISSYAVSGAAGIAANGNTFHVSDVTKDVTVRIVCTRTPLGQALDAIKSEVVVPYGTAPGSVLDYLKQGAQLPDGVTVSFAVNSVEYLKPAGNALYVQKQNEQNTEIVVPVDVTLSDGTDTRITQLKVRFLYGVTSITGDLGASITMTDGAKLPHDGVLSVQRVTGQIPSSDMQGYQNQIAQRTGNQQIVEVFDVALYVQGVAMDLNGSAVLNLGSVSGAQLWKNVQAFSIQEDGTLKPIAVRVEGECLVLEAADSLGRFFITADKSSDAVISPHTGDPYNRMLYTSLGLMAFAVGMLALWMVRRPGRKSIKSR; encoded by the coding sequence GTGACGTATCAATCGGGCACGTTGGAGCAGGCGGTGGGCAGCGCAAACCCGGCGGACTACACGGGCTTGAAGGTTACAGGTACAATGCCGCTCAGCGCGGCGGATTTCGTCTATCTTTCCACGCAATGGGACAGGGCCAAGCGCATCGATTTATCCGAGGCAAAGGTGGCGGATAACCGCATCGGAAGCGACGCGTATGATTACACCATGGCGCTGGGCGACGATGGGGAGGGTAGCGCCGGAGGCATGGACGTGGAAGAGCTGCTGCTGCCCAACACGCTGGAACGGATAGAAGCGTTTTCTCTTGCATCGCTATCCAAGCTCACAAAGCTGGCGATTCCAGACAGTGTCAACCATATTTCTGGAAACGCGATCTTTATGATGTCCAATCTTACGTCCATCGCCTACCACGGCAGCGGCCTGGCCAATTTCTCGGGCAATGTCTTTTACATGTGCTATGGCTTTAAGACGCTGGATTTTTCCGGCGCGTCGGGACTGACCAGCATCGATGTAAGCAATGCAAATATCGTTGGCATTGATTTTACCGGCTGTACTTCGCTTACAAACGTCAACGTTAAGGGCCAGTGCATTGATTTTTCGGCGGGCAAGGAAAAAGAATGGCTGGAAGGGTATGCCGGCACCATAAACTGCGCGGACCAGCGGCCGGAGCTGGCGCTTTCGACCTCCCCCATCACACCCATCCCGATCAACGGCAGCTTTGCGCTGCCCAAGCTGCAAGGTAAGCTGAAGGACGGCACGGATCTGCTCGCCGATGCAGCTACAGTGCCATCGTGGATAAGCACCAAATTCGTGGATTCCATCAAGACAAACTCGTCCGTCTCCTATAAAAGTCCAAGTGGCACGGTGGAGGCCGCGCTGGATACCGGCATCGGCGGCGTACACACCATCGTATGGACGCTGCCTTCAGGCTATGCCTCCGGGCTGGGCAGCAGTCCGCTTGAGGGCAAGAAGTTCGAGGTTCCGGTTGAGGTGGTTCTCCGCGAAGAGGACAAGCTCAGTGACGTCTATTACGATGGCCGCGCAGTGGCGGGAGGCGACGGCAGTGATGGACAGCCGTTCAACGGCTTTACGATGGCGCTGGCGTATCTGAAGCAGAACGGAACGCTGCATCTCAAATCCAACCTGACGCTTCCGGTGGGCGTTACCCTTCCCGCCGGGATCCGCATCGTGGGCGTGGGCGCGCCCACCTTGACGCTTGCGGAGGATATGACGCTTGCAGGCGATCTTTCTGTTGACGGCGTAGCGTTAAGCGCCACAAAGAATCTATCCATTTACGCAAACGGACACCACGTATCGATCGGCAGCGGCGTTTCAAACACCGCGCCCGCCCATGCGCTCAGCCTGTATGGCGGGACGCGGTCTTCCCTTGCAGGAGGCACCAACCTTACGGTCAACGGCGGCAACTTTAAGGCCGTCTATGGCGGGGGGTACGTCGCCAGCAACAGTGCGGACGTGGCGGGCGACGTCAAGATCACCATTGGCGGCAACGCAAAGATCGGCAAGCTGTTCGGCGGCGGCAGAGCGGACAGCATCCCATCATACGCCTCCGCAAATGTGCGCAGTACCAATCTTTCGCTGTCCGGATCCGTCGAGGTGACGCAAGGCGTCTATGGCGGCGGCTATGCGACGTTTGGCGATGCGGCAAACGTCGCGGGCGCGGTGGAAATATCCCTTTCGGATACGGCGAAAGCAACCGGTATTTACGGCAGCGGCTATGCCTTTGACAGCAGAGCAGCCAGTGCCAAAGTGGGGAGTGTCTCTATTGTGCTTTACGGCGGCACCGCAAATCATGTCTACGGCGCGGGCAGCTATGACGAATATGGTTACTACGATCCCAATCCGAACGTCGGCGTCCAGGGTGACGTCGCGATCCACCTTACCGGCACTGCGGCGCAGAATCTCACGGTATGCGGGGATGGCAGTCTGGGCGGCATTGTATCGGGCAAGTCCGTCATCATCTATACGGATTATGGCACAGCGTCCGCCCCGCAGCCCGTCTCTACGCTTTCGCATTTCGACCGGCTGGTTATGAAGGGTTCGCATCTGCTCTTCCCCTCCGGTGTCAGCCCCAACCTCGCGTGCGATGCCGCAACGGACGATGCGACGATCGAGCTGATAGACGCCAGTACGATCACACTGGAAAAAGATGTGTCAAGCGATTTTAAGGCGGGCGCGCTGACCGCCTCGGGTGCGGGGCAATCCGGCATTGTGCTCAAAAAGAATAGCGCGATAACCGCGCTGCCTTTCTTCATCAACGGCAGGATCACGCAAACAACGCCCATCGCGCTTACCGTTACGGGCCAACCCGCTGCAGCAGGGGACGTGGTGCTCTCCTGCTCCAATCCCGACGGCAATCCGTCTCTTACCTCCGATCAGTTTGCGCTGCAAAACAGCGGGCTGAAGCTGTTGAAGAAAAACAACGCGCTGCGGCTGGTAAGCGTAGACAGCACCGAGCTGGAGCAGAAAGACCCTCCGCAGCACCTAACCGGCGTGCGCCCCTCCAAATACGGCGGGACGGACGGGCGCATATCCGGTATCGACGAGACGATGGAATACGCATTAGACGGCGGCGCCTACCATCCATATGTAAACGGAACGGGATTCGCCTCCGGTTCTTACCACGTGCGCTATCGAGAGACCGCCACGCACGAAGCGTCCAATCCCGTGCAGGTATCGGTGCCCCAGGGGCTGCATCCGATCGTTTATCAAATTGAGCACGGCGCTGTTGTTTCCCCTGCGCCGGCAGAGATTGCGCACGCAGGGTCATTCGATTTTCAAGTCCTGCCCGAGGACGATTATCAGATCAGCAGCTACGCAGTATCGGGCGCGGCAGGTATTGCAGCCAATGGTAACACGTTTCACGTTTCGGATGTGACAAAGGACGTTACAGTGCGCATCGTGTGCACCAGGACGCCGCTTGGCCAGGCGCTCGATGCGATAAAGAGCGAAGTGGTCGTTCCCTACGGTACGGCTCCGGGCAGCGTGCTCGATTACTTAAAGCAGGGCGCTCAGCTGCCCGATGGCGTGACGGTTTCGTTTGCCGTCAACAGCGTCGAATACCTGAAGCCCGCCGGCAATGCGCTGTACGTACAGAAGCAAAACGAGCAGAACACCGAGATTGTGGTGCCGGTTGACGTGACGCTGTCCGATGGAACCGATACCCGGATAACGCAGCTGAAAGTGCGGTTTTTGTACGGCGTTACGAGCATAACGGGTGATCTTGGCGCAAGCATCACCATGACGGACGGCGCGAAACTCCCCCATGACGGTGTGCTCAGCGTGCAGCGCGTCACAGGGCAGATTCCTTCCTCCGACATGCAAGGCTACCAAAACCAGATAGCGCAACGTACGGGCAACCAGCAGATCGTGGAGGTATTCGATGTAGCGCTGTATGTGCAAGGCGTTGCGATGGATTTAAACGGCAGCGCGGTTTTAAACCTGGGCAGCGTTTCGGGTGCGCAGCTGTGGAAAAACGTCCAGGCGTTTTCCATCCAGGAGGATGGCACGCTGAAACCCATCGCAGTGCGCGTTGAGGGCGAATGCCTGGTGCTGGAAGCGGCGGATAGCCTGGGAAGGTTTTTCATCACCGCCGATAAAAGCAGCGATGCAGTCATCTCGCCGCATACGGGCGATCCGTATAACAGGATGCTGTATACCTCGCTTGGGTTGATGGCCTTTGCCGTAGGGATGCTGGCGCTTTGGATGGTACGGCGTCCTGGCCGCAAAAGCATCAAATCACGATAG
- a CDS encoding helix-turn-helix transcriptional regulator, with protein sequence METCVMLRMCVLEKLAQKGKTKYWLYKRMGMSYQNFNKMVNNQTKSIRFENLEALCDILACTPGDLFDYRQE encoded by the coding sequence ATGGAAACGTGCGTTATGTTGCGTATGTGTGTTTTGGAAAAACTGGCACAAAAAGGAAAAACGAAGTACTGGCTGTATAAACGGATGGGAATGAGCTACCAAAACTTTAATAAAATGGTAAACAATCAAACCAAGTCGATACGGTTTGAAAATTTAGAGGCGCTATGTGATATTCTGGCGTGTACGCCTGGAGACTTGTTCGATTACAGACAGGAATAA
- a CDS encoding serine hydrolase, which produces MTRQEKISRFEKAICTDYPNIAGIVILKDGKKQYENYMHACTATDPIHVCSVTKSIVSILVGIAIDRGYIRSVDQPVLHFFPDYPVKRDEKVIYAVTIRHLLCMTVPFKFRSPPYTRFFSSNDWVKASLDLLGGKAPVGQFRYMEMIGPDILSGVLVNATGRPVLAFAQEYLFSPLGIDVPSNILLDTEAQHIAFFKAHHASGWVADACGNNTAGWGLMLTALDMAKIGLLYLDGGKWAGRQIVPEAWVRESTAEHSHWQEANLAYGYLWWTGIGSGYAAIGNGGNVIYVNPEKRLVIAITSLLDPASRDIIALITRQIEPAWD; this is translated from the coding sequence ATGACGCGACAAGAGAAAATCAGCAGGTTTGAAAAGGCGATTTGCACAGACTACCCAAACATTGCCGGCATTGTGATCCTGAAGGACGGCAAAAAGCAGTACGAAAACTATATGCACGCGTGCACTGCCACCGACCCCATCCACGTCTGCTCCGTGACAAAAAGCATCGTCTCCATCTTGGTCGGCATCGCGATAGACAGAGGCTATATCCGCAGCGTTGACCAGCCGGTGCTGCACTTTTTCCCCGATTATCCCGTGAAGCGGGACGAAAAGGTCATCTATGCCGTTACCATAAGGCATTTGCTATGCATGACGGTCCCGTTTAAGTTTCGCTCGCCGCCCTACACCAGGTTTTTCTCAAGCAACGATTGGGTAAAGGCCTCTCTGGATCTGTTGGGCGGCAAAGCGCCCGTCGGGCAGTTCCGGTACATGGAAATGATTGGGCCAGACATTCTTTCAGGCGTTCTTGTAAACGCGACCGGCCGCCCCGTGCTTGCTTTCGCGCAGGAATACCTGTTTTCCCCGCTCGGGATCGATGTGCCCTCCAACATCCTTTTAGACACCGAGGCGCAGCATATAGCGTTTTTTAAAGCGCACCATGCCAGCGGCTGGGTGGCAGACGCGTGCGGCAACAACACCGCAGGCTGGGGCCTGATGCTGACCGCTTTGGACATGGCAAAGATCGGGCTGCTCTATCTGGATGGCGGAAAGTGGGCCGGACGGCAGATCGTGCCGGAAGCATGGGTGCGGGAAAGCACAGCTGAACACAGCCATTGGCAAGAAGCAAACCTGGCGTACGGGTATCTGTGGTGGACAGGGATCGGGAGCGGCTACGCGGCCATAGGCAATGGCGGAAATGTCATCTATGTCAACCCCGAAAAAAGGCTCGTGATCGCGATCACTTCGCTGCTCGACCCCGCCTCCAGGGATATCATTGCGCTGATTACGCGCCAGATCGAGCCGGCATGGGACTAG
- a CDS encoding GntR family transcriptional regulator: protein MKQTNVSLSNQAYQAIKTMVITKKLEVGTLITEPQLQEILGIGRTPVHEACLKLACEQLIKIVPRRGIEVMQISPKMVNDIFNARKLIEPTVLPHSYEKIDVDWLADMRRQFQTIFDKKLTRDNEDLYAYLQRDITFHSTLVRSLGNTYINNMVDTYFNQMLVIGMAVTPKSSRGGNSIRDHIVIIDHILDKNVAAACDVLLQHIELSHKDVINNYIRT from the coding sequence ATGAAGCAAACAAATGTGAGTTTATCGAATCAGGCCTATCAGGCCATCAAAACCATGGTCATTACCAAAAAGCTGGAGGTGGGCACCCTCATCACGGAGCCCCAGCTGCAGGAGATTCTGGGGATCGGCCGCACGCCTGTGCACGAGGCGTGTTTGAAGCTGGCCTGCGAGCAGCTGATCAAGATCGTGCCCCGCCGCGGCATTGAAGTGATGCAGATTTCCCCTAAAATGGTCAACGATATCTTCAACGCGCGCAAGCTGATTGAGCCTACGGTACTCCCCCACTCTTATGAGAAAATCGATGTCGACTGGCTGGCCGACATGCGCCGGCAGTTCCAGACAATCTTTGATAAAAAGCTGACCCGGGACAACGAGGACCTCTACGCCTATCTGCAGCGGGATATCACCTTCCACTCCACGTTGGTGCGCTCTTTGGGCAATACGTATATCAACAATATGGTGGATACCTACTTCAACCAGATGCTGGTGATTGGCATGGCGGTCACCCCCAAGTCCAGCCGCGGGGGCAATTCCATCCGCGACCATATCGTCATCATCGACCACATCCTCGATAAAAACGTGGCGGCCGCCTGTGATGTGCTGCTACAGCACATAGAGCTTTCCCACAAGGATGTCATCAACAACTATATTCGGACGTAG
- a CDS encoding sugar ABC transporter ATP-binding protein, with protein MERFKLEFRDISKAFPGVLALDRVSFGIKEACVHAIMGENGAGKSTLMKIINGYHDQTEGTMLLDGKEVHFANTYEAEKAGIGMIYQELQYLPDFTIERFMMLGREPGRHGFINWKELSRQAKALLKEAGLDYDPKLTMRALSISDIQLLEITKVISASGCSVIIMDEPTSALSNNEIERLFKNIAALKARGITVIYISHKMDEIFRIADYITVMRDGKHIKTAPAKAFTPDSLVTMMVGREISNVYPKEEVPIGETVFEVKNLTARYSRIHDISFHVKKGEIVGLAGLVGAGRTEVARAIFGLDSYQSGEIYVEGKRVRIRGVQDAAHAGIAMATEDRRRYGLILCRSIRENIALSNLSRLSKYGFMRLRREREQTERIAGRLRVKAPSLLTRAGTLSGGNQQKVVLSKCLLAKPKVIILDEPTRGIDVGAKYEIYKLIVEMARAGIGIIMISSELPEFIGMCDRAYTMYNGRITGELARRDFSPEAIMRLVTSEAQAFNTKREEA; from the coding sequence ATGGAAAGATTTAAGCTGGAATTTCGAGACATCTCAAAGGCGTTCCCCGGGGTGCTGGCGCTTGACCGCGTCAGCTTTGGCATCAAGGAGGCGTGCGTGCACGCCATCATGGGGGAGAATGGCGCCGGGAAATCCACATTGATGAAGATCATCAACGGGTATCACGACCAGACGGAAGGAACCATGCTTTTAGACGGCAAGGAAGTGCACTTTGCCAACACCTATGAGGCGGAAAAAGCGGGCATCGGCATGATCTATCAGGAACTGCAGTATCTGCCCGATTTTACCATTGAGCGCTTCATGATGCTTGGCCGCGAGCCGGGCAGGCATGGGTTTATCAACTGGAAGGAACTGAGCCGGCAGGCCAAGGCGCTGCTCAAGGAGGCAGGCCTGGATTACGACCCCAAGTTGACGATGCGCGCGCTGTCCATCTCCGATATACAGCTGCTTGAGATCACCAAGGTGATCAGCGCCTCTGGCTGCAGCGTCATCATCATGGATGAGCCGACATCCGCGCTCTCCAACAACGAGATCGAGCGCCTGTTTAAAAACATCGCCGCGCTCAAGGCGCGCGGCATCACCGTCATCTACATCTCGCACAAAATGGATGAGATTTTCCGCATCGCCGACTATATTACGGTTATGCGCGATGGGAAGCACATCAAAACAGCCCCCGCCAAGGCGTTTACGCCCGACTCTCTTGTCACCATGATGGTGGGGCGGGAGATCAGCAACGTCTACCCCAAGGAGGAAGTGCCCATTGGGGAAACCGTTTTTGAGGTGAAAAATCTCACGGCGCGCTACAGCCGCATCCACGACATCAGCTTCCACGTCAAAAAGGGCGAGATCGTAGGGCTTGCCGGCCTGGTGGGCGCGGGCCGCACCGAGGTGGCACGCGCCATCTTCGGTCTGGACAGCTACCAGAGCGGCGAAATCTACGTAGAGGGCAAGCGCGTGCGAATACGCGGCGTGCAGGACGCTGCGCACGCAGGCATCGCCATGGCCACCGAGGACCGCCGGCGCTACGGGCTGATCCTCTGCCGCAGCATCCGGGAAAACATCGCACTTTCCAACCTTTCGCGGCTGTCCAAATACGGCTTTATGCGACTGAGACGCGAGCGCGAGCAGACCGAGCGTATCGCCGGCAGGCTGCGCGTCAAGGCCCCCAGCCTGCTGACGCGGGCCGGCACGCTCTCGGGCGGCAACCAGCAGAAGGTGGTCTTGAGCAAGTGCCTGTTGGCCAAACCCAAGGTGATCATTCTCGATGAGCCTACCCGCGGCATCGACGTGGGGGCCAAGTACGAGATTTACAAGCTGATTGTGGAGATGGCCCGCGCAGGCATTGGCATCATTATGATATCGTCGGAGCTGCCGGAGTTTATCGGCATGTGCGATAGGGCTTACACCATGTATAACGGCAGAATCACCGGCGAGCTTGCGCGCAGGGACTTCTCACCTGAGGCGATCATGCGCCTGGTGACCAGCGAGGCGCAGGCCTTCAACACGAAGCGGGAGGAAGCATGA